TGGGCAATGCTGCTGATGGCTGACAGCGCGATGAGCAGCAGCGCAATGCCACCCATGACGACAATGAAATTGGTATTCATGATCCCTCCACCTCCGACTGCCCACCACTATAGACCATGGTCGGGCTGCATCATGAACGCCGGCTCATGGCGGGTCAGTTCAAAGCTGACCCAGCACCGGCGTATCAACCTGCACATCGGCATTCTGTGCCCGGTGGCGCAGCAGGTGATCCATCAATACCATGGCCATCATGGCTTCAGCGATCGGCGTGGCGCGGATGCCGACACAGGGATCATGGCGACCCTTGGTAATCACCTCGACCGGGTTGCCCGCGGTATCGATGGAGCGGCCGGGCGTGGTGATGCTGGAGGTCGGCTTGAGCGCCAGATGAGCGACAATCGGCTGGCCGGAGGAAATCCCGCCCAGTACACCGCCAGCATGATTGCTGACAAACCCTTCGGGCGTAAGCTCGTCCCGATGCTCGGTGCCGCGCTGACTGACCGAGGCGAAGCCGGCGCCGATCTCGACACCCTTGACCGCATTGATATTCATCAGCGCATAGGCCAGTTCGGCATCCAGACGATCAAATACCGGCTCGCCCAGTCCCGGCGGTACGCCTTCGGCAATCACGGTGATCCTGGCCCCTACCGAATCCTGATCGCGCCGCAGCTGATCCATGTAGGCTTCAAGCTCAGGCACCTTGTCCGGATCGGCACTGAAAAAGGCATTCTGGCTGACCGCCTCCCAGTTCTTGAACGGAATCTCGATCGGTCCCAGCTGGCTCATGTAACCGCGTACGGTAATACCCTGACTGGCCAGATACTTGCGCGCAATCGCCCCTGCTGCCACCCGCATCGCCGTCTCGCGGGCAGACGAGCGTCCGCCACCACGGTAATCGCGGATGCCGTACTTATGATGATAGGTGTAGTCGGCGTGGGCCGGACGAAACAGATCCTTGATCGCAGAATAATCCTTGGACTTCTGATCGGTATTGCGGATCAACAGCCCAATTGGGCAGCCGGTGGTGCGCCCTTCGAACACGCCGGAGAGAATCTCCACCTCGTCCGGTTCCTGACGCTGGGTGGTATGGCGACTGGTGCCGGGCTTGCGGCGATCCAGGTCCAGCTGCAGATCAGCGGCAGACAGCGCCAGGCCCGGGGGGCACCCATCAACGATGGCCACCAGGGCCGGACCATGGCTTTCGCCGGCGGTGGTGACGGTAAACAGAGTGCCAAGGGTATTTCCGGCCATGCGCGCTATCCAATTTCAGGTTAATGAAAGGCAGGCAGTATAACCTCCCGTCCGGTACGGGTGACAGTCTGAGATGGTGGCGGTAGTCTTGGCGACCGGAAATCCCATAAAGCGAAGCCGATTGATGCAAGCATTGCTGGACCTTCTGTTACCTGCGGCACTGCCGCCGCTGACCAGCGCTGCGCTGGTGGCCCTTTCCGCGGTCACTTCGGCGATTACCGCATCGCTGGGTATCGGTGGCGGAGTGCTTTTGCTGGCAATCATGGCCACGGTCATGCCGCCCACCGCGATCATTCCGGTGCATGGCATGGTGCAGCTGGGTTCGAACCTGGGCCGTGCAGCCATGACTATCCGCCACATCAACCTGCGCCTGATTCTCTGGTTTGCTCCCGGCGTCCTGCTTGGCGCCTGGCTCGGCAGTCTGTTTCTGGTCGATCTGCCATTGTCGCTGGTGCAGCTGTGCATTGCCGGCTTCATCTTGCTGTTGTGCTGGGGTCCGCCGATACCGGCGATCGCCACCGGACCTGTCGGTACACTGCTGGCGGCCGGAATAACCACCTTCATCAGTCTGTTCGTCGGCGCTACCGGCCCGCTGGTGGCGGCCTTCGTCAAGCAGCAACAGCAAGGCGAGCGCTTTTCGACAGTCGCCACCTTCGCCACCGCCATGTGCCTGCAGCATGCTCCGAAAGCTCTGATCTATGGCGCAGCGGGATTTGTATTTGCCGATTGGCTGGGGTTGATACTGATGATGGTCATTGCTGGCGCGGTGGGCACCTGGCTGGGCCTGAGGCTGCTCAGACGCCTGACGGACAGCAGGTTCACGCTGGTTTTCAATACGCTGCTGACGCTGTTGGCGCTTCGCCTGATCTGGCAGGCTGTCGGCAACCTCTAGGAAGAGCTG
Above is a genomic segment from Halopseudomonas litoralis containing:
- the aroC gene encoding chorismate synthase; translated protein: MAGNTLGTLFTVTTAGESHGPALVAIVDGCPPGLALSAADLQLDLDRRKPGTSRHTTQRQEPDEVEILSGVFEGRTTGCPIGLLIRNTDQKSKDYSAIKDLFRPAHADYTYHHKYGIRDYRGGGRSSARETAMRVAAGAIARKYLASQGITVRGYMSQLGPIEIPFKNWEAVSQNAFFSADPDKVPELEAYMDQLRRDQDSVGARITVIAEGVPPGLGEPVFDRLDAELAYALMNINAVKGVEIGAGFASVSQRGTEHRDELTPEGFVSNHAGGVLGGISSGQPIVAHLALKPTSSITTPGRSIDTAGNPVEVITKGRHDPCVGIRATPIAEAMMAMVLMDHLLRHRAQNADVQVDTPVLGQL
- a CDS encoding TSUP family transporter codes for the protein MQALLDLLLPAALPPLTSAALVALSAVTSAITASLGIGGGVLLLAIMATVMPPTAIIPVHGMVQLGSNLGRAAMTIRHINLRLILWFAPGVLLGAWLGSLFLVDLPLSLVQLCIAGFILLLCWGPPIPAIATGPVGTLLAAGITTFISLFVGATGPLVAAFVKQQQQGERFSTVATFATAMCLQHAPKALIYGAAGFVFADWLGLILMMVIAGAVGTWLGLRLLRRLTDSRFTLVFNTLLTLLALRLIWQAVGNL